In the genome of Candidatus Tectomicrobia bacterium, the window TCGGCCTCCAGGGCGCGGACGGCGTAGACGTGGATGGGGCGGCCCTTGCGCTCCACCTCGACTCCGGCCCGGGCCAGCTCGTGCAGCCGGGTGCCGCCCACCTTCAGGGCCGAGAACATGGGGGGCACCTGCTCCGACTCCCCGAGGAACGTGTCGAGGATGCGCTGGACGCCCTCCACCGCGATCTCCCCCGGATTCTTTTCGGCGAGGGTGCGGCCCGTCACGTCCAGGGTGTCCGTCACCCGGCCGAAGCGCATCACGGCGCGGTAGGTCTTCCGGCAGTCGAGGAGATAGGGGAAAAGCTTGGTCGCCGCGCCCAGGCAGATGGGGAGCACGCCCTCGGCCATGGGGTCAAGAGTGCCGGCGTGGCCCACCTTGGTGCGGGGCGGGACGAGGCGGCGCACCGCGTCCACCAGATCGTGCGAGGTGGGGCCGGCCGGCTTGCGGAGGTTGAGGGCGCCGCAGAGCTTCATTCCCGGCGCTCGCGCTTGCGGACCTCGGCCAGGAGGCGTTCGATCCGGTCGCTGTAGGCCACGCCGCGGTCGACCACGAAGCGCAGGTTGGGCACCACCCGGAGCTCCAGCCGCTCGCCCAGCTTGGCCCGCAGGAAGCCGACGGCCCGCTCCAGCCCCGCCTGGCCCTCGGCGATCTCCTCGTCGCTCCCCTTCCCCTCGCCGTAGCGGCTGAAGTGGG includes:
- the truB gene encoding tRNA pseudouridine(55) synthase TruB, which translates into the protein MKLCGALNLRKPAGPTSHDLVDAVRRLVPPRTKVGHAGTLDPMAEGVLPICLGAATKLFPYLLDCRKTYRAVMRFGRVTDTLDVTGRTLAEKNPGEIAVEGVQRILDTFLGESEQVPPMFSALKVGGTRLHELARAGVEVERKGRPIHVYAVRALEAEGPLLTFEVTCSRGTYIRVLCHDVGARQGSGGCLAALTRTALGPFRLEAARTLEEIRGLAGEGKLAEALMSPAQALGHLPALTVRPEAGERVRHGAALKPRDWAEGEVPPAEGRVRLLAPGGELLAVGRMLPPRERARGWVAPDRVFAE
- the rbfA gene encoding 30S ribosome-binding factor RbfA, with the protein product MQYPRTARVAELVHAELSVLLLKEVKDPRVRNVVITRVEVSPDLRLATAHFSRYGEGKGSDEEIAEGQAGLERAVGFLRAKLGERLELRVVPNLRFVVDRGVAYSDRIERLLAEVRKRERRE